One window of Ziziphus jujuba cultivar Dongzao chromosome 5, ASM3175591v1 genomic DNA carries:
- the LOC132803854 gene encoding uncharacterized oxidoreductase At4g09670: protein MATTTETQIRFGILGCAEIARKISRAITLAPNATLYAVGSRSLEKAKAFASNNNFPPNAKVYGSYEEVLEDPDVDAVYIPLPTSLHIRWAVLAAQKKKHILLEKPVGLNVAEFDPIIDACESNGVQIMDGTMWMHHPRTASMKKFLSDLHLFGQLKSIQTCFTFAVDDDFLKNDIRVKPDLDGLGALGDEGWYCIRAILWAADYELPKTVIALRGAALNEAGVILSCGASLHWDDGKVATFHCSFLSHLTMDITAIGTKGTLHVNDFIIPFQEHESSFSLASKSWFDELVTSWDPTPSKQIVTTDLPQEAMMVKEFSRLVGEIKKGSKPEKKWPTISRKTQLVLDAVKASVEKGYEPVEI, encoded by the exons ATGGCGACCACCACCGAAACCCAAATCCGATTCGGAATTCTGGGTTGCGCCGAGATCGCCCGGAAGATCTCTCGGGCCATAACTCTGGCTCCCAACGCCACTCTTTACGCCGTCGGTAGCCGTTCGCTGGAAAAAGCCAAAGCCTTTGCCTCCAACAACAATTTCCCTCCCAACGCAAAAGTTTACGGCTCCTACGAAGAAGTTCTCGAAGACCCAGATGTTGACGCCGTCTATATTCCTTTGCCGACCAGCCTCCATATCCGGTGGGCTGTTCTAGCCGCCCAGAAGAAGAAGCACATACTACTTGAGAAACCCGTGGGTTTGAACGTGGCGGAGTTCGATCCCATCATCGATGCTTGTGAGTCTAATGGAGTTCAGATTATGGACGGGACTATGTGGATGCACCATCCTAGAACCGCAAGTATGAAGAAGTTTCTCTCTGATCTTCACCTTTTTGGTCAGCTCAAATCG ATACAGACATGCTTTACTTTTGCTGttgatgatgattttctaaagaATGATATCCGTGTAAAGCCTGATCTCGATGGCCTTGGTGCCCTTGGTGATGAAGGATGGTATTGTATCAGGGCAATCCTGTGGGCTGCCGACTATGAACTTCCTAAGACGGTAATAGCCTTACGTGGAGCTGCTCTTAATGAAGCAGGGGTCATTTTATCTTGTGGGGCATCATTACATTGGGATGATGGGAAAGTAGCAACCTTCCACTGCTCTTTCTTATCACATTTGACAATGGATATCACTGCAATTGGGACAAAGGGAACCTTGCATGTCAACGATTTTATCATCCCTTTCCAAGAGCACGAGTCCTCATTTTCTTTAGCTTCAAAATCTTGGTTCGATGAACTCGTAACCAGTTGGGATCCAACACCAAGTAAGCAGATCGTTACCACAGACCTCCCTCAAGAAGCTATGATGGTGAAAGAGTTTTCTCGTTTGGTAGGAGAGATTAAGAAAGGCTCGAAACCTGAGAAAAAATGGCCAACAATCAGTAGGAAGACACAACTGGTGCTCGATGCAGTCAAGGCATCGGTTGAAAAAGGTTACGAGCCTGTTGAGATTTGA